A window of uncultured Fusobacterium sp. contains these coding sequences:
- the hprK gene encoding HPr(Ser) kinase/phosphatase, whose translation MLKKLTVPIKDFISHLDLEIINEGDMEYQIEIPSIYQIGYELIGFFEVDEELNKYIHIYGRKEARYLANLSPEERKKIFDNYFSHNFPALIATNESIIFPEMIESAKKYNKTFLKSFRRTSATIREAKFFLSKKLAKEQMMNGYIFLDVMGIGVLITGYEDAKLGVTIELLERGHRLITDNHLMMKRVAENDLEGYNRIDKTIMDSHFFLDNPKDNSKIDVTTLFGIKATRKMKRIDMLIVLEEWQEKKFYDRLGIDEVYEEFLGGKIPKWTIPVRKGRNLAIIIETAALNYRLKMMGVNSAEFFMKESQKLIKANKKKQGEKNMNNGKVLSVMKLKNQFNLKVLLGEEYLEETTIETTSIHRPALALAGFVENYKDAAYIGVQIFSKAEFKYLNTLPEEIRIKNLENYLQFKLPVLVLTADVEVPDYFYNMVKERNMILCRCAFKKASQAIANFNSFLETYFTPNISLHGVFLELYGFGVLLTGKSGVGKSETALELIHRGHRLVADDLVKFMKDTSGDIMGTAANLPYFMEIRGLGIIDIKTLYGLGAVRINKKLDLVIELKEQESSNDYLTAVDYQNSMSEVLGNKIPKMVLYISSGRNAAAMVEIAVMNLMASKLGHDPQKLYLEGINRMTKEERKVLGIEIEKEEN comes from the coding sequence TTGTTAAAAAAATTAACTGTTCCAATAAAAGACTTCATATCTCATTTAGACTTAGAAATTATCAATGAGGGAGATATGGAGTATCAAATTGAAATTCCAAGTATTTACCAAATAGGTTATGAACTTATTGGTTTTTTTGAAGTAGATGAAGAGCTTAATAAATATATACATATTTATGGTAGAAAAGAGGCTAGATATTTAGCTAATCTTTCTCCAGAAGAGAGAAAAAAAATTTTTGATAACTATTTTTCACATAATTTCCCAGCACTTATTGCTACTAATGAGAGTATTATTTTCCCAGAAATGATAGAGAGTGCTAAAAAATATAATAAAACCTTTCTAAAAAGCTTTAGAAGAACATCAGCTACCATAAGAGAAGCCAAATTTTTCTTATCTAAAAAATTAGCTAAAGAACAAATGATGAACGGCTACATTTTCTTAGATGTAATGGGAATAGGAGTTTTAATCACTGGTTATGAAGATGCTAAATTAGGAGTTACAATTGAACTTTTAGAAAGGGGTCATAGACTTATCACTGATAATCATTTAATGATGAAAAGAGTGGCAGAAAATGACCTAGAGGGATATAATAGAATAGATAAAACTATTATGGATAGTCATTTCTTCTTAGATAATCCTAAAGATAATAGCAAAATAGATGTCACTACTCTATTTGGAATAAAAGCTACTCGTAAAATGAAAAGAATAGATATGTTAATAGTTTTAGAAGAGTGGCAAGAAAAAAAATTTTATGATAGATTAGGGATAGACGAAGTTTACGAAGAGTTTTTAGGAGGAAAAATTCCTAAGTGGACTATTCCTGTTAGAAAAGGAAGAAATTTAGCAATTATTATAGAAACTGCTGCTTTAAACTATAGGTTAAAAATGATGGGAGTTAATTCAGCAGAATTTTTTATGAAAGAATCTCAAAAACTAATTAAAGCTAATAAGAAAAAGCAGGGAGAAAAAAATATGAATAATGGAAAAGTTCTTTCAGTTATGAAATTAAAAAATCAATTTAATTTAAAAGTCCTTTTAGGAGAAGAGTACTTAGAAGAAACTACAATTGAAACAACAAGTATACATAGACCAGCTCTTGCCTTAGCTGGATTTGTTGAAAATTATAAAGATGCTGCTTATATTGGTGTACAAATTTTTTCAAAAGCTGAATTTAAATATTTAAATACTCTTCCTGAAGAGATTAGAATAAAAAACTTAGAAAACTATCTACAATTTAAATTACCTGTTTTAGTTCTTACAGCTGACGTAGAAGTTCCTGATTATTTCTATAATATGGTTAAAGAAAGAAATATGATTTTATGTAGATGTGCTTTCAAAAAAGCTTCTCAAGCTATAGCTAATTTTAATAGCTTTTTAGAAACTTATTTTACTCCTAATATCTCTTTACATGGTGTTTTCCTTGAATTATATGGATTTGGTGTCCTTTTAACTGGAAAAAGTGGAGTTGGTAAAAGTGAAACTGCCCTTGAATTAATCCATAGAGGGCATAGACTTGTAGCTGATGACCTAGTTAAATTTATGAAGGATACAAGTGGAGATATTATGGGAACTGCTGCAAATCTTCCATATTTTATGGAAATTAGAGGTTTAGGAATTATAGATATAAAAACTCTATATGGTTTGGGGGCTGTTAGAATAAATAAAAAACTAGATCTCGTTATCGAATTAAAAGAACAAGAATCTTCTAATGATTATTTAACTGCTGTGGATTACCAAAATAGCATGTCTGAAGTTTTAGGAAATAAAATCCCTAAGATGGTTTTATATATCTCTTCTGGTAGAAACGCTGCTGCAATGGTTGAAATAGCTGTTATGAATCTTATGGCTTCTAAACTAGGACATGATCCTCAAAAATTATATCTAGAAGGAATTAACAGAATGACTAAAGAAGAAAGAAAGGTTCTTGGAATAGAAATAGAAAAGGAGGAAAATTGA